The genome window tctgttgtgCGCcttggtagctgcgcggtcagtgcGGCGGATTGGTAAgcgaaggggcccaggttcgattgccgacgccggatcggagattttctccgctcagggactacatgttgtgttgtccttacttttgtggcggtgttcgtagcgacaagcaattcgctgtagaaacggcttacaaagtcaccgccacacttttaatagcgggccgaccggtccgctggagcagtgaacagaaagatgaaaacccaaacactctgattaaataaaagtcggtacttatctttattaacgaagatacagacacacagtagtgaactccgggtctacagagatctgtctagttcgagtcggagcggctaggtcagcgtcggctgacgacaaacaacaactctgctgcgatgaacacacaactgactagcaagtacacaattcggtggcgagtatacaactgagcggtgaatacagaactgtcctagcgctcgcgactccagcgcttaagaacccagaagccagcggtggcgcgcgcagacttgcggcgatttcctgtctcgctggcgctgcttatgagGACGGCgcccggactttgatgctgccaaccttttggcagcgggctcgggtggcattactggctaggatataacacttacTTTAGTGTCGTAACTGACGTTACTATAGATATGGCTGAAGAGGCAGGGACTgaaagccaataaactgaaaaaatTGGTTCAATTACTATATTGTGTGTTGTACAAGAACGATAAAAATTAGGTGGAaaagtaaggtaaggaatgagggggttctgcgcagaatcggccagggaatgaatatatggaaaacactgacaagaagaagggacaggacatctgttaagacgtcaaggaatgACTGCCACTatatcgtactagagggagctgtagagggtaagacagagattgtaatacatccagcaaataacggaGGATGTAGGTTtttaactgctactctgagatgaaaaggttggcacaggagaggaattaataGTGGGCTGCATCCCAGCAGAAGGCTGATGACGCAAAAAAGTGTGGTCGAATCAAAGTCAACAAGAACTGCACCGACAAACTTTCGGCAGTGGACTAAAAAGaaactaaaaaggaaaaaaagactgaaaaggaaaaaaagactgaaaaggaaaaaaagactgaaaaggaaaaaaagactgaaaaggaaaaaaagactgaaaaggaaaaaaagactgaaaaggaaaaaaagactgaaaaggaaaaaaagactgaaaaggaaaaagagactgaaaaggaaaaagagactgaaaaggaaaaagagactgaaaaggaaaaagagactgaaaaggaaaaagagactgaaaaggaaaaagagactgaaaaggaaaaagagactgaaaaggaaaaagagactgaaaaggaaagagagactgaaaaggaaaaagagactgaaaaggaaaaagagactgaaaaggaaaaagagactgaaaaggaaaaagagactgaaaaggaaaaagagactgaaaaggaaaaagagactgaaaaggaaaaagagactgaaaaggaaaaagagactgaaaaggaaaaagagactgaaaaggaaaaagagactgaaaaggaaaaagagactgaaaaggaaaaagagactgaaaaggaaaaagagactgaaaaggaaaaagagactgaaaaggaaaaagagactgaaaaggaaaaagagactgaaaaggaaaaagagactgaaaaggaaaaagagactgaaaaggaaaaagagactgaaaaggaaaaagagactgaaaaggaaaaagagactgaaaaggaaaaagagactgaaaaggaaaaagagactgaaaaggaaaaagagactgaaaaggaaaaagagactgaaaaggaaaaagagactgaaaaggaaaaagagactgaaaaggaaaaagagactgaaaaggaaaaagagactgaaaaggaaaaagagactgaaaaggaaaaagagactgaaaaggaaaaagagactgaaaaggaaaaagagactgaaaaggaaaaagagactgaaaaggaaaaagagactgaaaaggaaaaagagactgaaaaggaaaaagagactgaaaaggaaaaagagactgaaaaggaaaaagagactgaaaaggaaaaagagacggaaaaggaaaaagagactgaaaaggaaaaagagacggaaaaggaaaaagagacggaaaaggaaaaagagacggaaaaggaaaaagagacggaaaaggaaagaaagacggaaaaggaaagaaagacggaaaaggaaagaaagacggaaaaggaaagaaagacggaaaaggaaagaaagacggaaaaggaaaaaaagacggaaaaggaaaaaaagacggaaaaggaaaaaaagacggaaaaggaaaaaaaggaccgaaaaggaaaaaaggaccgaaaaggaaaaaaggaccgaaaaggaaaaaaggaccgaaaaggaaaaaaggaccgaaaaggaaaaaaggaccgaaaaggaaaaaaggaccgaaaaggaaaaaaggaccgaaaaggaaaaaaggaccgaaaaggaaaaaaagaccgAAAAGGGAAAAAAGACCGAAAAGGGAAAAAAGACTGAAAAGGGAAAAAAGACTGAAAAGGGAAAAAAGACGGAAATGGGGAAAAAAGACGGAAATGGGGAAAAAAGACGGAAATGGGGAAAAAAGACGGAAATGGGGAAAAAAGACGGAAATGGGGAAAAAAGACGGAAATGGGGAAAAAAGACGGAAATGGGGAAAAAAGACGGAAATGGGAAAaaagactaaaaagaaaaaaagactaaaaaaacacagaaaagaaaAGGGTCCGGTAAACATGGTCTCGGAAatacataccttaacagctataagCATCTGTTCTgttgaagagatgtgtttcaaagtagctTAGATGCATACGTGACGTATGCATTTCAGAGTCCACATTTACTAGACTCGtttccttgctttggtccatactagtaCCTCTAAAAGTTTGTCTATGGAGTTCTAGTTCACACTGTACATGTAGAAACTTTGTCAAATGAACTGGCTTAAATACAGTTGTAAGGTAGGCATTATCATTGCAAAAGTGCGTCACTGATTCGTCAAAGCGAGTTGTATGCGGCATGGTGCTTAGCACGGTCCTCACACATCTCTGCAACTGAAAAGACGTGCTACAACGTGCCGGAAGCTATGTCATGTTGAACGGCGCGAAGAGGCCTCGaccagaaagacttgcaccaggcgacgcaACAACCCCATACACGGTCTGCCGGCCAGTAATGTCGTAttaacatttaatttcatttccaaaaacaaaaaaactttttcATTAAGGAGATGACGAGCACGAACGGAAATGGTGCAAATAACGTAAATGAGCGTTTGTTCGCGAAAGAGGAAAGATGACCACTGCAACTCATTCATCACGTATGGTAAACACGTCTATTTTACTGCTAGTATCTCTAGGGCACCGTCCCCAACTGCATAATAGAGGAAACTGACGTAAATTATATCTTGAAAGGGCGTTGTAAGTAAGGTTCCAGCatcactgcttaaaacatttattgattattacgacagttgtttcggaagatttccattttATTTCGAAtttagaaataatatatttataatGACTGCCCGGCACAAATTGTGTTTACTATTTTCATATTAAGTCCCGATTCACAATCCCTGTTGCTCTGCACTAATGTGTAATTTCAGTTATAAAGTTTACGACATATTAATTTTGAGCCCTGAAAAATTATTTTAGTATGTTTCAGAAATAAACCGCTTTCAGTTGTGTGTGAACTTTCCTTTTTATTTACAGGAGCACGACCGGTTTCGTGATATCTAATCACATCTTCAGGTATACGTAGTCCCCTTCCTTCCCTTGGATGTACATGCGTACACCTGAAGTTCTGATTTGGTATCACGAAACCGGTAGCGTtcctgaaaataaaaagaaaagttgaGAGCGGTTTATTTCTGAAACATGGATTAGTTCAGCTGCGGTTGCCGTCAACAATGAATTTTAAAACACCAATTTAAAATCAATAAACTGTTGAGCACTAAACTGGGCGGAGCATTTTTGGGTGTTCGTGTGAAAACGACATTGCACTATTACAGGCAGTGATTCATTTCTCCGTGCACAGCGACAGGGCTGCGTGAGTGAGTGTGCTGAATTTGACATTACTGGCTCCAGCTGTACTACATATAAGGTGTGAAGGaaagacagcattgtgacttttgaacaatTCTTACTTCCTGTGGGTGCGTTTTACAAAAGTTACGTAAATTAGTACCTGTCCTGAAGCGAAAATTCAACTGTATCACGATTGCATTATGAACATTATGACGCCCAGTTGTTCAAATgcgtgatttatttaatttaaaagatTTAGAGTCGACCTCTGCATCGTTGATTGGCGCTGAGGTACACATCTTCatgacagtctttagatttgtgcgatttatcgtgtaaccaaaatttgagggatttcttttagtgctcactAGGCTGACCTCATACATTTATTTATTCAGAGTCAACTGGCACTTTTCGTACCGTACAGATAGTGTGTATAAGTCATTTTTCAAtcgcttttgatcttctgatgactttgctagatggtaaatgacagcatcgtctgcgaacaatctaagggggatgctcagtttgtctcctaaatcagttattttgattaggaacagcagagggcttgtgaaccttccctggggaacaccaggtagcacttttgttttactctgtgactaagaactgtgacctttctgataggaaatcacgagcTCAGTCGTACAATTGCAACGATATTCCGTAGACATATAATTATGTTATAAGTAACTTGTGGGGAACGGcgacaaaagccttctggaaattaaaAACATGAAATCAATTCGAGATGTCCTGACGATAGAATTAATCacttcgtgaaaataaagaactagttgtgtttcacaagaacgatactttttGAATCCGtgacgactgtgtgtcaatagaccgttacccTCGAGGTAATACACGATGTTCGAACGCGCGAATGTGTCCCAAATTTCTACTGCAGATGGACCTTAGTGagatgagtctgtaattcagcgaattactcctttCAAGGGGATTGGTGTAACTTGTGCAAGTTTCCGATCTTTTGGTACGAACCTTTCATGTAGTGAGGTGTGGTATATGATCGCTAAGTACGGGACTActttgtcagcatactctgaaggaaacTAAATGGTATACGATCTCGAGCGGAAGACATGTTTTAATGTTTTTAGCTGCTtctctacacactacttaattagtTGCTTATGTttatagctgttcttgattcgaattctggaatatttacttgtgcAACATATCACAATCTTCCGCAGGCGAAAAGAAGGTAGCTATTGTTAGTGAACTGAATGTGTCACGTACCAACAATAATTACAACCTCTTCAAAGTACTGGGGATTTTAAGTACACCAATCAGTTTCAGTAACATTTATAATTACTGCACAAGCAGTCCCGTACATTGCCGTGGAACAAGATCTAAAATGAACATATATTTGACACGAAAGAATAAACATCTAGCTCGAAACAGAGTTTTCTATCAAGGTATAAAACTTCAAAATAAGTATCCATGGTGATTAGAGAGGGCACTAAAACTAATTTACTTAAAAAGGCGCTTCAG of Schistocerca serialis cubense isolate TAMUIC-IGC-003099 chromosome 2, iqSchSeri2.2, whole genome shotgun sequence contains these proteins:
- the LOC126456551 gene encoding myb-like protein X, producing the protein MAVAASSLRPFRSSTPPRTIQMTNIRLRCPRGPHTLMQCSGNSSPKTKKEKKTEKEKKTEKEKKTEKEKKTEKEKKTEKEKKTEKEKKTEKEKKTEKEKETEKEKETEKEKETEKEKETEKEKETEKEKETEKEKETEKEKETEKERETEKEKETEKEKETEKEKETEKEKETEKEKETEKEKETEKEKETEKEKETEKEKETEKEKETEKEKETEKEKETEKEKETEKEKETEKEKETEKEKETEKEKETEKEKETEKEKETEKEKETEKEKETEKEKETEKEKETEKEKETEKEKETEKEKETEKEKETEKEKETEKEKETEKEKETEKEKETEKEKETEKEKETEKEKETEKEKETEKEKETEKEKETEKEKETEKEKETEKEKETEKEKETEKEKETEKEKETEKEKETEKEKETEKERKTEKERKTEKERKTEKERKTEKERKTEKEKKTEKEKKTEKEKKTEKEKKDRKGKKDRKGKKDRKGKKDRKGKKDRKGKKDRKGKKDRKGKKDRKGKKDRKGKKDRKGKKDRKGKKD